A window of the Mesorhizobium opportunistum WSM2075 genome harbors these coding sequences:
- a CDS encoding DUF3606 domain-containing protein, translated as MTKSAGKIRDTLAVVEEHEIEHFARQNGVTTEQVKRLIAQHGSDRVALTQAAKALRQAGNQDASGADKVTRQAHRQATPMHLGKTTRPG; from the coding sequence ATGACCAAGAGCGCAGGTAAAATTCGAGATACGCTGGCGGTGGTTGAAGAACACGAGATCGAGCATTTCGCGCGCCAGAATGGGGTCACCACAGAACAGGTGAAGCGGCTCATCGCGCAACATGGCAGTGACCGGGTTGCCTTGACCCAGGCGGCGAAGGCGCTGAGGCAAGCCGGCAATCAGGATGCCAGCGGGGCCGACAAAGTGACAAGACAGGCACATAGGCAGGCCACGCCGATGCATCTTGGCAAGACGACCAGGCCTGGCTGA
- a CDS encoding response regulator: MADDLAKFFGDMGAVILGPVATVERAERHTQAAEAAILDIDLKGRRVFPIADELMRRNVPFVFFSGYQDIAIPEHLRHASSLSKSASRTAVFDALFAPQSTRSGAKSKGTGSDDVLGLLPKLRLAARLLLGDVSASDRLVERTLERALDEVESKPTGQATADWLTGIMAKIARSSGSSLLH, encoded by the coding sequence TTGGCCGACGATCTGGCAAAATTCTTCGGCGACATGGGTGCTGTTATCCTCGGCCCCGTAGCAACGGTAGAGCGAGCCGAACGCCACACGCAGGCTGCCGAAGCCGCCATTCTGGACATAGACCTCAAGGGTCGGCGGGTGTTCCCGATTGCAGACGAACTGATGCGTCGCAACGTACCGTTCGTGTTCTTCAGCGGTTATCAGGACATAGCCATCCCGGAACATCTGAGACACGCCAGCAGCCTTTCCAAATCAGCGTCCAGGACCGCCGTGTTCGACGCTTTGTTCGCTCCGCAATCTACCCGATCAGGAGCCAAGTCGAAGGGAACCGGTTCAGACGATGTTCTTGGCCTTCTGCCAAAGCTGAGGCTTGCGGCGCGGCTGCTGCTTGGCGACGTAAGTGCTTCGGACCGGCTGGTCGAACGCACGCTGGAGAGGGCCCTCGACGAGGTCGAATCGAAGCCGACGGGACAGGCGACCGCCGATTGGCTGACTGGCATTATGGCCAAGATCGCCCGTTCAAGCGGATCAAGTTTGCTGCATTGA
- a CDS encoding NAD-dependent epimerase/dehydratase family protein, translated as MKRVLVTGGCGFIGRHVAQELVEHGYEVRILDVLLDQVHGGETVSIPAESELIKGDVRDRGAVSEAVSHIDAVIHLAAEVGVGQSMYEITRYVGTNDLGTATLLEALIKKPLERIVVASSMSIYGEGLYETPDGRRINGARRSPVDVRAGQWDLLSAAGEMLVPVPTDEEKRPDLASIYALTKYAQERAVLIFGQAYDLDAVALRLFNVFGAGQALANPYTGVLANFASRLANGKRPMIFEDGNQKRDFVHVRDVARAFRLALEQRPAAGHAINIGSGRSYTISEVARLLAEAMGVPKRPPEILGKARSGDIRNCFADIAKARELLGFEPSHLLENSLGEFAAWVRNSVAVDRGADMKRELEERGLVS; from the coding sequence GTGAAACGTGTACTGGTTACAGGGGGCTGCGGTTTCATTGGCCGGCATGTCGCCCAGGAACTCGTCGAACATGGTTATGAAGTGCGCATCCTGGACGTGCTCCTCGACCAGGTGCACGGCGGCGAAACCGTGAGCATCCCAGCTGAATCCGAGCTGATAAAGGGCGATGTGCGTGACCGAGGCGCAGTATCCGAAGCGGTCTCGCACATCGACGCCGTCATCCACCTCGCCGCCGAGGTCGGCGTCGGCCAATCCATGTACGAAATCACCCGCTACGTCGGCACGAACGATCTCGGCACGGCGACCCTGCTCGAGGCGTTGATCAAGAAGCCCCTCGAACGGATTGTCGTCGCTTCGTCGATGAGCATCTACGGCGAAGGGCTCTACGAGACACCGGATGGACGGCGCATCAACGGTGCCCGCCGCAGCCCGGTCGACGTCAGGGCCGGCCAGTGGGACCTGCTGTCGGCCGCGGGCGAAATGCTAGTGCCTGTGCCCACCGACGAGGAGAAGCGGCCCGACCTCGCCTCGATCTACGCGCTGACCAAATATGCGCAGGAGCGCGCGGTGCTGATCTTCGGCCAGGCCTACGATCTGGATGCGGTAGCGCTGCGGCTGTTCAACGTCTTCGGCGCCGGACAGGCGCTCGCCAATCCTTACACCGGCGTGCTCGCCAACTTCGCCTCGCGCCTTGCCAACGGCAAACGGCCGATGATCTTCGAGGACGGCAACCAAAAGCGCGACTTCGTCCATGTGCGCGACGTGGCTCGCGCTTTCCGGCTGGCCCTGGAGCAGCGCCCGGCCGCCGGCCACGCCATCAATATCGGCAGCGGGCGATCCTACACGATCAGCGAAGTCGCCCGCCTGCTTGCCGAGGCGATGGGCGTTCCGAAGCGTCCCCCCGAGATCCTCGGCAAGGCGCGCTCGGGCGACATCCGCAATTGCTTCGCCGACATCGCCAAGGCGCGCGAGCTGCTCGGCTTCGAACCCAGCCATCTGCTGGAGAACTCGCTCGGCGAATTCGCAGCCTGGGTTCGCAACAGCGTCGCCGTCGATCGTGGTGCCGACATGAAGCGCGAGCTTGAAGAGCGAGGGCTGGTGTCATGA
- a CDS encoding glycosyltransferase family 4 protein, with protein MLQSLTYRPRRILMTTDAVGGVWRYSLDLARELATGGDSIMLAGLGPPPSAEQVREAQSFTTLEWLESPPDWMTRDENDLEQFPGELKALATAYGADLVHLNAPTQAAKLDLPCPIVAVSHSCIVTWQHAVRGQAVAGDWAWQKDRNRAGFDRAGVVVAPSRSHADMLETCYGPIARLSVVHNGALPGPLASRRESFVLAAARWWDDGKNAAVLDAAAAIAEWPVYAAGPLEGAAGQRACLDHCVSLGSIGHAEARQLMARASIFVSTSIYEPFGLAALEAALSGTPLVLADIATYREIWDGAAIFFDARDPHALAECIARLARDADLRRQLSRRGARRARRYSLQAQSAAMREIYDQAAMAVAGH; from the coding sequence ATGCTGCAATCATTGACCTATCGCCCGAGACGTATCCTGATGACCACCGATGCCGTCGGCGGGGTCTGGCGCTATTCGCTCGATCTGGCGCGCGAGCTTGCGACCGGCGGCGACAGCATCATGCTGGCGGGTCTCGGGCCTCCGCCTTCGGCGGAGCAGGTCAGGGAGGCGCAATCGTTCACCACGCTCGAATGGCTTGAAAGCCCGCCTGACTGGATGACACGCGACGAGAACGATCTCGAGCAGTTTCCTGGCGAGCTGAAGGCCCTTGCGACCGCTTATGGCGCCGATCTCGTCCACCTCAACGCACCTACGCAAGCGGCGAAGCTCGATCTGCCTTGCCCTATCGTCGCGGTCTCGCATTCCTGCATCGTGACATGGCAGCATGCGGTGCGCGGCCAAGCCGTGGCGGGCGATTGGGCCTGGCAGAAAGATCGCAACAGGGCTGGGTTCGATCGCGCCGGGGTAGTCGTCGCGCCGAGTCGAAGCCACGCCGACATGCTTGAGACCTGCTACGGGCCGATCGCGCGGTTGAGCGTCGTCCACAACGGCGCCTTGCCCGGCCCGCTTGCGTCGCGCCGCGAGTCGTTCGTCCTCGCAGCCGCTCGCTGGTGGGACGATGGCAAGAACGCGGCGGTGCTGGATGCCGCGGCTGCGATCGCCGAATGGCCGGTCTATGCCGCCGGCCCGCTCGAAGGAGCGGCTGGACAAAGGGCTTGTCTCGATCATTGCGTCTCGCTCGGCTCGATCGGCCACGCCGAGGCACGTCAGCTTATGGCCAGGGCCAGTATTTTCGTTTCAACGTCAATCTACGAGCCCTTCGGACTTGCAGCTTTGGAGGCCGCGCTCTCGGGCACGCCATTAGTGCTCGCCGACATTGCAACCTATCGCGAGATATGGGACGGCGCGGCCATCTTCTTCGACGCACGTGATCCGCACGCGCTTGCAGAATGCATCGCCCGCCTCGCCCGCGACGCGGATTTGCGGCGCCAACTCAGCCGGCGCGGCGCTCGGCGTGCGCGCAGATATTCATTGCAGGCGCAGTCGGCGGCGATGCGCGAAATCTACGATCAGGCGGCGATGGCCGTGGCGGGGCATTGA
- a CDS encoding CgeB family protein, whose amino-acid sequence MTKPLDIVFLGLSLSSSWGNGHATTFRGLLRALNKLGHRVTFLERDVPWYAHHRDLREPDFCRLRYYDTVDELHRKHKRVLQRADVVVVGSFVPQGRAIIDELASLRTGQFCFYDIDTPVTLARVAEDDCDYLARRQIPYFDIYFSFTGGPTLERLTSEFGARRAEPLYCSVDPERHHRNGNTIEWDLGYLGTYSADRQQTLEALLLEPARRLPDRRFVVAGAQYPRDIAWPDNVARIEHLPPAEHADFYSRQRYTLNVTRTSMIAAGWSPSVRLFEAAACGTPIISDRWPGLGNFFPASAIQTAGSADDVTRILLTQSDRARLRMARQAHSLVLARHTGTARAREFTSALTQSGQIRPVLDLGVESAA is encoded by the coding sequence ATGACGAAGCCGCTCGATATCGTTTTCCTCGGTCTTTCGTTGTCCTCTTCGTGGGGCAACGGCCATGCGACCACCTTTCGGGGGCTGTTGCGAGCGCTCAACAAACTCGGCCATCGTGTCACATTCCTGGAGCGCGACGTGCCCTGGTACGCACATCATCGCGACCTGCGCGAGCCCGATTTCTGCCGCTTGCGCTATTACGACACGGTCGACGAACTCCACCGCAAGCACAAGCGAGTGCTTCAGCGGGCCGATGTCGTGGTGGTCGGTTCCTTCGTACCCCAGGGCAGAGCGATCATCGACGAGCTCGCGTCGCTGCGCACCGGGCAATTCTGCTTTTATGACATCGACACGCCGGTGACGCTGGCAAGGGTTGCCGAAGATGATTGCGATTATCTGGCCCGCCGGCAGATTCCCTATTTCGACATCTATTTCTCCTTTACGGGCGGGCCGACTCTCGAACGCCTGACATCCGAATTCGGCGCCCGCCGGGCAGAGCCCCTCTACTGTTCCGTCGATCCCGAGCGACACCATCGAAACGGCAATACGATCGAATGGGATCTAGGCTACCTCGGCACCTACAGCGCGGACCGGCAGCAGACCCTGGAAGCACTTCTGCTTGAGCCTGCGCGTCGGCTCCCGGATCGACGCTTCGTCGTGGCGGGCGCGCAATATCCTCGCGATATCGCCTGGCCAGACAATGTCGCGCGGATCGAACATCTGCCGCCTGCCGAGCATGCCGATTTCTACAGCCGGCAGCGCTACACGCTAAATGTGACACGCACCTCGATGATCGCAGCCGGATGGTCGCCCAGCGTGCGGCTTTTCGAGGCTGCAGCGTGCGGGACGCCGATCATCAGCGACCGCTGGCCCGGCCTCGGTAATTTCTTTCCGGCTTCGGCGATCCAGACGGCCGGCAGCGCGGATGATGTGACGCGAATCCTTCTGACACAGTCAGACAGGGCAAGACTCCGTATGGCCAGACAGGCACATTCGCTGGTCCTGGCAAGACACACGGGAACCGCTCGGGCACGTGAATTCACGTCCGCACTGACGCAGTCAGGACAGATCCGTCCGGTGCTCGATCTGGGCGTCGAGAGTGCAGCATGA
- a CDS encoding CgeB family protein, translating into MKIAFYGSSLLSSYWNGAATYYRGLLKALSRRGYDIVFYEPDAFDRQKHRDIEPPDWCGVVVYDATPDGLMEVASRAAQADIVVKASGVGYEDEALLRAVLDHARSDALTVFWDVDAPATLGELRNDSDHPLHEALKRIGLVLTYGGGDPVVWDYRGFGAAECVPIYNALDPETHFPVAQDPRFTCDLAFLGNRLPDREARVESFFLEPARASAGQTFLLGGSGWGDKQLPANVSWLGHVGTRDHNAFNVTPKAVLNISRDSMATNGFSPATRVFEAAGAGACLITDAWAGIEMFLTPGEEILVARDGADVAEITRTLRPRRAKAIGAAALRRVLAEHTYTLRAELVDTIFKAHFERRTVEAAE; encoded by the coding sequence ATGAAAATCGCGTTTTACGGATCCAGTCTGCTGTCGTCCTACTGGAACGGCGCCGCCACCTATTATCGCGGCCTGCTGAAGGCCCTGTCCCGACGCGGTTACGATATCGTCTTCTATGAGCCGGATGCCTTCGACCGGCAGAAACACCGCGATATCGAGCCCCCCGACTGGTGCGGCGTCGTCGTCTATGACGCAACGCCGGATGGGTTGATGGAGGTCGCATCCCGTGCCGCGCAGGCAGACATCGTCGTCAAGGCCAGCGGCGTCGGCTACGAAGACGAAGCCCTGTTGCGCGCTGTGCTCGACCACGCCCGCAGCGACGCGCTGACGGTGTTCTGGGATGTCGACGCCCCGGCGACACTCGGCGAATTGCGAAACGATTCCGACCATCCACTCCACGAGGCGCTGAAGAGGATCGGCCTCGTGCTGACCTATGGCGGCGGCGATCCCGTCGTTTGGGATTACAGAGGATTTGGCGCGGCCGAATGCGTGCCTATCTACAATGCGCTCGATCCCGAGACGCACTTCCCTGTTGCCCAGGACCCCCGCTTCACCTGCGATCTCGCTTTTCTCGGCAATCGCCTGCCGGACCGCGAGGCACGGGTCGAGTCATTCTTTCTCGAGCCCGCGCGTGCCTCGGCCGGCCAAACCTTCCTGCTCGGCGGATCCGGCTGGGGTGACAAGCAGCTGCCGGCGAATGTCTCCTGGCTTGGGCATGTCGGCACCCGAGACCACAATGCTTTCAACGTCACGCCAAAAGCGGTGCTGAATATCAGCCGTGACAGCATGGCCACCAACGGATTTTCGCCCGCTACACGGGTCTTTGAGGCGGCTGGAGCTGGCGCTTGCCTCATCACCGACGCCTGGGCCGGCATTGAGATGTTCCTGACGCCCGGGGAGGAAATCCTGGTCGCGCGGGACGGCGCCGATGTTGCCGAGATTACGCGCACGCTCAGGCCACGGCGGGCGAAGGCGATCGGCGCGGCAGCGCTTCGGCGCGTTCTTGCCGAACACACCTACACGCTGAGAGCTGAACTGGTTGATACCATCTTCAAGGCGCATTTCGAGCGCCGGACCGTGGAGGCCGCGGAATGA
- a CDS encoding TIGR04295 family B12-binding domain-containing radical SAM protein, whose translation MKIALVNPHWTYEHSIYFGCRQPHLPLELGYAKALLEADGHAVLMLDGQLQDLDNAALAKHVAAFEPDMTVVTTAPTYLFWRCAQPELRVPAEFLKHLAGRGGRTVAVGPHGSATPAPTLRKLGVDIVVRGECEEVVAELARQSDWSAVSHTARLEDDELISNGGVHVSGFVDHPALHWPSDWIAAHAHHHHRFDANQIGAGAEVEASRGCPYNCSFCAKIDFRDAYRRRNHDAVVAEIDGLIAQGVGYVYFIDEIFLPQKALLEGLIERDVQFGVQTRIDLWKPELLELLGEAGCVSIEAGLESLTVEGREMLAKRCRLGTEELAALLVNARRHVPFVQANLIGVVEDDPALVDYWRKHLIDNGVWANEPVPLYPYPSSPSYRELWGEPDDFAWERAHEHYLASFQAFSDIQDQRPRALAELECSCCNH comes from the coding sequence ATGAAAATCGCACTGGTCAACCCGCACTGGACATACGAACACAGCATCTACTTCGGTTGCCGCCAACCGCACCTGCCGCTGGAGCTTGGTTACGCCAAAGCCCTGCTGGAAGCGGACGGTCACGCCGTGCTGATGCTGGACGGGCAACTGCAGGATCTCGACAACGCCGCGCTTGCCAAGCACGTAGCGGCGTTCGAGCCGGATATGACGGTGGTGACGACCGCGCCGACTTACCTCTTCTGGCGCTGCGCGCAGCCGGAGCTGCGGGTACCGGCAGAATTCCTGAAGCATCTCGCCGGGCGCGGCGGCCGCACCGTGGCTGTCGGGCCGCACGGCTCGGCGACGCCCGCCCCTACCCTGCGCAAGCTTGGCGTCGACATCGTCGTGCGCGGCGAATGCGAGGAAGTGGTGGCGGAGCTTGCCCGTCAAAGCGACTGGAGCGCCGTTTCGCACACGGCTCGGCTTGAAGACGACGAATTGATCTCAAACGGCGGAGTGCATGTCAGCGGCTTCGTCGACCACCCAGCGCTCCATTGGCCGTCGGACTGGATCGCGGCCCATGCGCACCATCATCACCGGTTCGACGCGAACCAGATAGGTGCCGGCGCGGAAGTGGAGGCGTCCCGGGGCTGCCCCTATAATTGCAGCTTCTGCGCGAAGATCGATTTCCGCGATGCGTACCGGCGCAGGAACCATGACGCCGTCGTTGCCGAGATCGACGGCCTGATCGCGCAGGGCGTCGGCTATGTGTATTTTATCGACGAGATCTTCCTGCCGCAGAAAGCGCTGCTTGAGGGGTTGATCGAGCGCGACGTCCAATTCGGCGTCCAGACGCGGATCGATCTCTGGAAACCGGAGCTGCTGGAATTGCTGGGCGAAGCCGGCTGCGTCTCGATCGAAGCCGGCCTCGAAAGCCTGACCGTCGAAGGCCGCGAGATGCTGGCCAAGCGCTGCCGACTTGGGACCGAGGAATTGGCCGCGCTGCTGGTCAATGCCCGCCGTCATGTCCCTTTCGTCCAAGCCAATCTGATCGGCGTGGTCGAGGACGATCCGGCGCTGGTGGACTATTGGCGCAAGCACCTCATCGACAACGGCGTCTGGGCCAACGAGCCGGTGCCGCTCTATCCTTATCCAAGTTCGCCCAGCTACCGCGAGCTGTGGGGAGAACCCGACGATTTCGCTTGGGAGCGTGCGCATGAGCACTACCTCGCCTCGTTCCAGGCATTCAGCGACATCCAGGACCAGCGTCCACGCGCGCTTGCCGAGTTGGAGTGCTCATGCTGCAATCATTGA
- a CDS encoding response regulator codes for MKAPLALIVEDEYLVASDVADGLKQNGFRVACVASEHAAETWLADNRPDVAVIDIQLLDGQRGVAASRLKALNVPFIVHSGYDPAFQAPVFHDAPYLSKPAAIPDLVKLANQIIEKRAAL; via the coding sequence ATGAAGGCGCCATTGGCACTGATCGTAGAAGACGAATATCTGGTCGCTTCGGACGTTGCAGACGGACTGAAGCAAAATGGGTTCCGAGTAGCCTGTGTAGCCTCTGAGCATGCGGCCGAAACCTGGTTGGCCGACAACAGGCCGGATGTGGCCGTCATCGATATTCAGTTGCTGGACGGGCAGCGCGGTGTTGCCGCCAGCCGGCTTAAGGCACTGAATGTGCCTTTCATAGTGCATTCAGGTTATGATCCTGCGTTCCAGGCGCCTGTCTTTCACGATGCGCCATACCTGTCGAAGCCGGCTGCGATCCCGGATCTGGTCAAGCTCGCAAACCAGATCATCGAGAAACGCGCCGCACTGTAG
- a CDS encoding NAD-dependent epimerase/dehydratase family protein, translating into MRQPHRDHRNRPAAIVGGSGFIGSNLADSLLSDGEPVLVIDNLSRPGVEQNLQWLAQKHGSHLSVETVDIRDQSSLVSALAPAKAIFHLAAQTAVTTSLRDPTEDLDINLKGTFNVLEAARLASVPVVFASTNKVYGSLPQVAVREADDRYEPSDEAIRANGVDETIGLNFCTPYGCSKGAADQYVLDYAKSYGLPTAVLRMSCIYGPRQFGTEDQGWVAHFLLSALSGRPITVYGDGKQVRDILHVSDAVAAYRGLLARIEDLKGQAFNLGGGPRNAVSLRTLLSEIAAITGRDVALRHDLQRTGDQPFFVADTRKIEDALGWRAHVPWREGVRDLAGWLLRHRLQPAPEAARYVA; encoded by the coding sequence ATGAGACAACCTCATCGCGATCATCGCAATCGACCTGCAGCGATTGTCGGCGGCAGCGGCTTCATTGGCTCCAATCTCGCCGACAGCTTGTTGTCGGATGGCGAGCCGGTGCTGGTCATCGACAATCTCAGCCGTCCCGGCGTCGAACAGAACCTCCAATGGCTGGCGCAAAAACACGGCAGCCATCTCAGTGTGGAAACTGTCGACATACGCGACCAGAGTAGCCTGGTTTCGGCGTTGGCGCCGGCCAAGGCGATCTTCCATCTGGCTGCGCAGACGGCCGTGACCACCAGCCTGCGCGATCCCACGGAAGACCTCGACATCAATCTCAAGGGCACGTTCAACGTGCTCGAAGCGGCACGTCTGGCGAGCGTGCCGGTGGTCTTTGCCAGCACCAACAAGGTCTACGGCAGCTTGCCCCAGGTCGCGGTGCGGGAAGCGGACGATCGCTACGAGCCCAGCGACGAAGCCATCCGCGCCAACGGCGTGGACGAAACGATCGGGTTGAATTTCTGCACGCCCTATGGCTGCTCGAAGGGCGCGGCGGACCAGTATGTCCTTGACTACGCCAAGTCCTACGGCCTGCCGACCGCGGTGCTGCGCATGAGTTGCATCTACGGACCGCGCCAGTTCGGCACCGAGGATCAGGGCTGGGTCGCGCATTTCCTGCTGAGCGCGCTCAGCGGCCGTCCCATCACCGTCTACGGTGACGGCAAGCAGGTGCGCGACATCCTGCATGTGTCCGATGCGGTTGCCGCTTATCGCGGCTTGTTGGCCAGGATCGAAGATCTCAAGGGGCAGGCCTTCAATCTCGGCGGCGGACCGCGCAATGCGGTCAGCCTGCGAACGCTGCTGTCGGAGATCGCCGCCATAACCGGCCGCGACGTTGCGCTTCGCCATGATCTGCAACGCACCGGCGATCAGCCTTTCTTCGTCGCCGATACCCGCAAGATAGAGGACGCTCTCGGCTGGCGCGCGCATGTCCCGTGGCGCGAAGGTGTCCGCGATCTCGCCGGCTGGCTGCTGCGGCACCGTCTCCAGCCAGCTCCCGAAGCAGCGAGGTACGTCGCATGA
- a CDS encoding CgeB family protein, which translates to MQFVFYTHSVVSDWNHGNAHFQRGIMRELITRGHQVIALEPADGWSRSNLLTEQGPFAIERFRKDFPELVPVTYDASFGHEAWMADSDVVIVHEWTDPDLVARIGRAKLNGGKFTLLFHDTHHRAVSSTQSISALHLEHFDGVLVFGEALRESYLRAGWGKRAFTWHEAADDRLFRPHPEIEPVSELVWIGNWGDEERSAEIQQFLIDPARELGLSGTVHGVRYPAGALAALADAGLRYEGWIANADVPKAFAQHRVTVHIPRRPYREHLPGIPTIRMFEALACGIPLVSAPWSDVEGLFRSGTDFLFARDGAEMRQHLRDVLHDVELAKALAGAGLETILARHTCRRRVDELFDILVACGNRHAFEGASTKEAAA; encoded by the coding sequence ATGCAATTCGTGTTCTACACCCACTCGGTGGTGTCCGACTGGAACCATGGCAATGCGCATTTCCAGCGCGGCATCATGCGCGAGCTCATCACGCGCGGGCATCAAGTGATCGCGCTCGAGCCAGCCGACGGGTGGAGCCGTTCGAACCTGCTGACCGAGCAAGGCCCCTTCGCCATCGAACGTTTCCGCAAGGATTTCCCCGAGCTCGTTCCGGTGACCTACGATGCTTCTTTCGGTCACGAGGCATGGATGGCCGACTCCGATGTGGTGATCGTCCATGAGTGGACGGATCCAGATCTCGTCGCCCGCATTGGGCGAGCCAAGCTCAATGGCGGCAAATTCACGCTTCTGTTCCACGACACGCACCACCGCGCCGTCTCGTCGACGCAGTCGATTTCGGCGCTCCACCTGGAGCATTTTGACGGCGTTCTGGTTTTTGGCGAGGCATTGCGGGAGAGCTATCTTCGCGCCGGTTGGGGCAAACGGGCCTTCACCTGGCACGAGGCAGCGGACGATCGTTTGTTCAGGCCGCACCCCGAAATCGAGCCTGTGTCGGAGCTGGTCTGGATCGGCAATTGGGGCGATGAAGAACGCAGCGCCGAAATCCAGCAGTTCCTGATCGATCCGGCACGCGAGCTCGGCCTGTCGGGAACCGTTCATGGCGTGCGCTATCCAGCGGGAGCACTGGCCGCACTCGCCGATGCCGGCCTGCGCTACGAGGGCTGGATCGCCAATGCGGACGTTCCGAAAGCGTTCGCGCAGCACCGTGTCACAGTGCACATCCCGCGCCGGCCTTACCGAGAACACCTGCCCGGCATTCCCACGATCCGCATGTTCGAGGCATTGGCCTGCGGCATCCCTCTTGTCTCGGCGCCCTGGTCGGACGTCGAAGGACTGTTCCGTTCCGGCACGGATTTCCTGTTCGCCCGCGACGGTGCCGAGATGCGGCAGCACCTGCGCGACGTGCTGCATGACGTCGAGCTTGCAAAGGCGCTGGCAGGAGCCGGACTGGAAACCATTCTCGCGCGCCATACATGCCGGCGCCGCGTGGATGAGTTGTTCGACATACTCGTCGCATGCGGCAATCGGCATGCATTCGAGGGCGCATCAACAAAGGAGGCCGCCGCATGA
- a CDS encoding DUF2934 domain-containing protein, whose amino-acid sequence MDREERIRRSAHEIRERERRPEGREQEHWDQAVQVIESEGSQAERGLVAPAVGTASDPDTNKSGG is encoded by the coding sequence ATGGACAGGGAAGAACGCATCAGACGCAGCGCCCACGAAATCCGGGAGCGGGAGCGGCGGCCGGAAGGGCGGGAACAGGAGCACTGGGATCAGGCAGTCCAGGTGATCGAATCTGAAGGCTCGCAGGCCGAACGGGGTCTAGTCGCGCCGGCAGTCGGCACCGCCTCGGATCCAGACACAAACAAGTCGGGTGGCTAG
- a CDS encoding AI-2E family transporter — MTDPVREPSDSSHASQSSRLRLVTFFTGGLFLLAILAASFAASAIVLPLVLAVVLKLLLQPAVSLLERFFVPRALGAILPIALVVGILVGLVAALSEPAATWAQKLPQGVPRLEAHLMVLSGPVHKLQGALEVAEEVANAPPQGHTMVAVRSDLGLAGTLFAGTKAVLDGLLTTVLVLYFLLLSGDTFLRRLVEILPDFGDKRQAVEIFQRIESDISIYLLTITLMNALVGLATAAAMYLCGIGDVLLWGTTAFLLNFVPFLGPLLGVGIFLLVGLLGFDSLWWALLPPGLYFLIHLIEGETVTPLLLARRFTLNPVLVVLSLIFWFWMWGAPGALLAFPLLAMLKIISDRLSSLRALGHFLER; from the coding sequence ATGACTGACCCCGTCCGCGAACCGAGTGACAGCTCGCACGCAAGCCAGTCGTCGCGCCTGCGCCTTGTGACATTCTTCACAGGCGGGCTCTTCCTCCTGGCAATCCTTGCCGCCTCCTTTGCAGCGAGCGCCATAGTGCTTCCGCTCGTGCTTGCGGTCGTGCTCAAGTTGCTCCTGCAACCCGCTGTCAGCCTGCTGGAACGCTTTTTCGTGCCGAGGGCACTGGGAGCGATTTTGCCGATCGCCCTGGTGGTTGGGATATTGGTCGGCCTTGTGGCCGCCCTGTCCGAGCCCGCGGCGACGTGGGCTCAAAAACTGCCCCAGGGCGTGCCAAGATTGGAAGCGCATTTGATGGTGCTAAGCGGCCCGGTGCACAAGTTGCAAGGCGCGCTGGAAGTTGCTGAGGAAGTCGCAAACGCGCCTCCGCAGGGGCACACCATGGTAGCGGTACGCAGCGATCTCGGTCTTGCCGGGACATTGTTCGCCGGCACCAAGGCCGTTCTGGACGGACTGCTCACGACGGTCCTGGTTCTCTATTTTCTCCTGTTGTCGGGTGACACGTTCCTTCGGCGCCTCGTCGAGATACTGCCGGATTTCGGCGACAAACGACAGGCCGTCGAGATTTTCCAACGGATCGAAAGTGACATATCCATTTATCTGCTGACGATAACACTCATGAACGCTCTGGTCGGATTGGCCACCGCAGCAGCCATGTATCTGTGCGGGATCGGAGACGTACTGTTGTGGGGCACGACTGCGTTTCTGCTTAATTTCGTTCCCTTTTTGGGTCCTCTCCTCGGGGTCGGTATTTTTCTGCTGGTGGGGCTGCTTGGGTTTGATAGTCTGTGGTGGGCGCTTCTTCCGCCGGGGCTGTATTTCCTGATTCATCTCATCGAAGGAGAGACGGTCACCCCCCTCCTTCTGGCGCGCCGCTTTACCTTGAATCCCGTTCTTGTCGTCCTGTCCCTGATATTCTGGTTTTGGATGTGGGGAGCGCCGGGGGCGCTTTTGGCGTTCCCGCTACTGGCTATGCTCAAGATCATTTCCGATCGGCTGTCGTCGCTGAGAGCCTTGGGCCATTTCCTGGAACGATGA